A window of Apium graveolens cultivar Ventura chromosome 8, ASM990537v1, whole genome shotgun sequence contains these coding sequences:
- the LOC141679663 gene encoding uncharacterized protein LOC141679663 — MNVLSWNCRGLGLPRTVRVLGDLIRTHKPKFLFLSETISYANKVEELRVKFGFAQCFSVDRVGRSGGLAIFWRNNVNCEVTSYSRNHVNVNFLNNGAAVWSPSCFYGCPESDRMRTSWNIIRRLADVAQIPWVIIAEISLQGGSFTWEKFRGTSDWVKERLDRAFATRSWPHSFPMCKLSVIRTSVSDHDLILLDLYSLDFTQMEFQFRFENTWLQEPNFHKKTSDFWLSLPPSHIIPKLISVSNFMARWGRTFFTSFATK, encoded by the exons ATGAATGTCCTTAGTTGGAACTGTCGAGGTTTGGGTCTTCCTCGTACAGTTCGAGTTCTTGGTGACCTGATTAGGACTCATAAGCCTAAATTTCTATTTTTATCTGAAACTATTTCTTATGCAAATAAAGTTGAAGAATTACGAGTTAAGTTTGGTTTTGCTCAATGCTTTTCAGTAGATAGAGTTGGTCGAAGTGGCGGTTTAGCGATTTTTTGGCGGAATAATGTGAACTGCGAAGTCACTAGTTATTCTCGAAATCATGTTAATGTCAATTTTCTTAATAATGGGGCTGCTGTGTGGTCTCCATCCTGTTTCTATGGTTGTCCTGAGAGTGATCGTATGAGAACATCTTGGAATATTATTCGTAGGTTGGCTGATGTGGCTCAGATTCCATGGGTGATAATTG CTGAGATCAGTCTTCAAGGTGGTAGCTTTACCTGGGAGAAGTTTCGGGGTACTAGTGATTGGGTAAAGGAAAGACTGGACAGGGCATTTGCTACTCGATCATGGCCGCACTCCTTTCCTATGTGTAAGCTCTCAGTAATCCGTACTTCTGTTTCAGACCACGATCTTATTCTTCTAGACTTGTATAGTTTGGATTTTACTCAGATGGAGTTTCAGTTTCGATTTGAGAATACTTGGCTCCAGGAGCCAAACTTTCATAAGAAAACGTCTGATTTTTGGCTCTCTCTTCCTCCTTCTCATATTATCCCAAAGCTTATTTCAGTGTCGAATTTTATGGCTCGATGGGGGAGGACCTTTTTCACAAGTTTCGCAACAAAGTGA
- the LOC141677285 gene encoding uncharacterized protein LOC141677285 codes for MQTPNLICSSNFVPSTHSSSILFCNFKQFIVPKPHTHFRLGCNIFSWLGQVPLNYSQNGTCRPSSLHNSATHDIAETSQTESGFIEVGYISSVHGLQGEVRVNPSTGFPELRFSTPGKRWLRQQISGRETIQEVTLVEGRGGHKGQKSWILKLNEVDTVEQAQQLVGSTVLVTEEEKPYLEEGEFYTRDLVGMTVILKETGENVGTVVNVFDSGAGDLLQVRLNTFPKLSDGAGKPETEMRSSAPLVWVPFVEAIVPTVDMNKREMLITPPKGLLELNVRSDERSKKERRQLEWKERKKFQKRVVAAKKKLSDLEQQHVFNGFRRGGKSEGALLANQIVNVNYKLLRLALQNIETSSKRWDLREYIEANSIDQMRFILNGSGEVLIGKEEKVKTSSKLLENGEVAIVVVMDDTGNLGSEFDPEIVTTSSTADSPCMFLHSLLSEDHKLIKDLKSVPLIFVSPANVMGTLQTMFSENDHFGFDDKKVWFLEEEKLPVVSKSADELDKHKILMQTPWEILQVPVGSGGFISSLSSEDILENLSDMGVEYIEVCAANQRYSEGQLVDLVHSRGAHIGIKYFKNTDKSEENFHMIFSTDFVKKLTKDLDKLHLQAIEKRNAHICMVDKEWIDITPSSNNSYEFRSSIYSTLKACSPSKVCFMEVQE; via the exons ATGCAGACCCCTAATCTTATCTGTTCTTCAAATTTTGTTCCTTCTACACATTCTTCTTCAATTTTATTCTGTAATTTCAAACAATTTATAGTTCCCAAACCACATACACATTTTAGATTGGGGTGTAATATTTTCTCATGGCTTGGTCAAGTACCCTTGAATTATTCACAAAATGGTACTTGTAGACCATCTTCTCTGCATAATTCTG CTACACACGATATTGCAGAAACCAGTCAGACTGAATCAGGCTTCATTGAAGTTGGGTACATATCTAGTGTTCACGGGCTTCAAGGAGAGGTGCGGGTGAATCCAAGCACCGGTTTTCCAGAATTGCGATTTTCCACG CCGGGAAAAAGATGGTTGAGGCAACAAATTTCCGGAAGAGAGACCATTCAAGAAGTTACTTTGGTGGAGGGAAGGGGAGGGCATAAAGGACAGAAGAGTTGGATACTTAAACTAAATGAAGTTGACACAGTAGAGCAG GCTCAGCAACTTGTTGGGTCAACTGTACTTGTTACAGAAGAAGAGAAACCATACTTGGAAGAAGGCGAGTTTTACACTCGTGATCTCGTTGGCATGACAGTTATACTTAAG GAAACTGGTGAAAATGTGGGAACTGTTGTTAATGTTTTTGACAGTGGAGCTGGAGACCTTTTACAAGTTAGGCTTAATACATTTCCCAAACTCTCTGATGGAGCTGGAAAACCTGAAACAGAGATGCGTTCTTCTGCTCCACTTGTGTGGGTTCCATTTGTTGAGGCAATTGTTCCCACAGTTGATATGAACAAAAGAGAAATGTTGATTACACCTCCAAAAGGGCTTCTTGAGTTAAATGTACGCTCTGATGAAAGATCAAAGAAAGAAAGGCGCCAACTT GAATGGAAAGAGAGGAAGAAATTTCAGAAACGAGTAGTAGCTGCAAAGAAGAAGTTGAGTGACTTGGAGCAGCAGCATGTTTTTAATGGGTTTAGACGTGGGGGGAAATCCGAGGGGGCCTTGCTTGCAAATCAGATTGTAAATGTTAATTATAAATTACTTCGTCTGGCATTACAGAATATCGAAACATCCTCAAAGAG ATGGGATTTGAGGGAGTATATTGAGGCCAATTCGATTGATCAAATGAGGTTTATCTTAAATGGATCTGGGGAAGTTTTAATTGGAAAAGAAGAGAAGGTCAAAACAAGTTCCAAGTTGCTAGAAAATGGTGAAGTTGCTATTGTTGTAGTCATGGATGATACTGGAAATCTGGGAAGTGAATTTGACCCCGAAATAGTTACTACTTCAAGTACAGCGGACTCTCCATGCATGTTTCTTCATTCGCTACTTTCTGAAGATCATAAATTG ATAAAAGACCTTAAATCCGTGCCACTGATCTTTGTTTCCCCTGCTAATGTAATGGGTACTCTTCAAACCATGTTCTCTGAAAATGATCACTTCGGGTTTGATGACAAGAAG GTCTGGTTCTTGGAAGAAGAGAAGCTACCCGTGGTTAGTAAGTCTGCAGATGAACTTGACAAGCATAAGATTTTAATGCAGACGCCATGGGAGATACTGCAAGTACCAGTTGGATCAGGAGGGTTTATTAGCTCACTTTCATCAGAGGATATTTTAGAGAATCTTTCCGACATGGGTGTAGAGTATATCGAG GTATGCGCTGCTAATCAGAGATACAGCGAAGGTCAGTTAGTTGACCTAGTTCATTCACGCGGAGCACATATCGGAATTAAGTATTTTAAGAATACAGACAAAAGTGAGGAAAATTTTCACATGATCTTCTCAACGGATTTTGTAAAAAAGTTGACGAAGGATCTTGATAAACTCCATCTTCAGGCCATCGAAAAACGAAACGCACACATCTGCATGGTGGACAAGGAGTGGATTGACATCACTCCCTCATCTAATAACTCATATGAGTTTCGTAGTTCAATATACAGTACATTGAAAGCTTGTTCCCCGAGCAAAGTTTGTTTCATGGAGGTCCAGGAGTAA